From Azospirillum brasilense:
CCCGCAGCTCGTCGCGATCGGGCAGGTAGATCATCGGGCCGAGCTTCACCGGCTGCGGCGGCACCGGGTCCGCCGGTCGGCTGGCCTGACGGCGCAGGATCGAGTTGATGCGCAGCAGCAGCTCGCGCGGGTTGAAGGGCTTGGCGAGATAGTCATCGGCCCCGGCCTCCAGCCCGGCGATGCGGTCGTCCGGCTCGCCCCGCGCGGTCAGCAGCAGGATGGGCAGGTCGCGCTCCCGCCGCAGCGATTCGGTCAGCTCCAGCCCGGTCTCGCCTGGCATCATGATGTCGAGGACCAGCAGGTCGAAGGCGAGCCCGGCCAGCTTGGCCCGCGCCTCCGCGGCGTCCTTCGCGGTGGCCACCAGGAAGCCGTTGCCGGCGAGATACTTGCGCAGCAGCTCGCGCAGGCGGGTGTCGTCATCGACGACCAGGATGTGGGGCTGGTCTTCTTCGGTCATGGCGCGACTGTAGCGCAACCGCACCCCCCGCACCAAGGGAAGCGGCGCCGGCCAGACCACGCATCAGAACGCGCATCAGGTTGCGCATTGGGCTCCGTATCAAGCCGCCGCATCGGCGCCCGCGGTCAGCTCCGCCAGGGTGGACAGGATGCGGTTGGGCGCCGCGGGCTTGGTCAGCACGAGGCAGCCCGCGTCCTTGGCGGCGCGCACGAGGTCGGCGGACAGTTCCCCGGTCAGCAGGATGGCCGGAACCTCCCGTCCCAGCACCCCGCGAAGGGTCTGGATGCCGCTCAACCCGTCGGTGCCGCCGGGCAGCCGGTAGTCGCTGAGGATCGCCGAAGGCGCCTGAAGCGTGGCCTGCGCGGCGGCGAGGGCGGAATCGAAACTCTCCGCCGCCATCACTCCCGCTCCGGCCTGCTCCAGCAGCAGGGTCAGGGAACTGCGCTGCAGCGGATCGTCCTCGACCACCAGCACCCGCCGTCCGGCCAGACGGCCGGGGGAGGACTCGGCGGCGCGAGACAGTGGGGCGGGGTCCGCCGATCGGGCAACCGCCATCGGTGCCGGGACCGCGGGGGCCGGAACGCGGGGCAGGGTGACCGCGAAGACCGAGCCGCGGCCGACCCGCGACCTGACCTCCAGCGGGTGTCCGAGCAGGTGGGCGGTGCGCTCCACGATGGACAGGCCGAGGCCGGCGCCGCGCGACCCGTCACGGGCGGGGTTGCCGATCTGGTAGAATTCCTCCCAGATCGTGCCCAGCTCGGCGGCGGCGATGCCTTGGCCGCTGTCCCAGATTTCCACCCGCAGGCCGTCGCCGCGCCGCCGCGCCCCGACGATCACCCCGCCGCGCGCCGTGTACTTGACGGCGTTGGAGAGCAGGTTGCGCAGGATCGGCTGCAACCGCGCGGGGTCGCTGAGCACCCAGGCGGTGGTAAGCATCACGATCAGCCGCAGGCCCTTGCCCTCGGCCTCCCCCCGCAGCTCGGCGGCGAGCTGGTCGAGCAGCGGGGCGAGCGGGAAGGCGCTGATCTCCACCGGCACCACGCCGGCCTCCAGCCGCGACAGGGTCAGCAGATCGTCGAGCAGCCGCTGCCCGGCCTGGAGCGACGCCGAGGCCATGGCGCCCAACTGCTGGAGCGTCGGGTTCGGCGCCTCCTTCAGCAGCAGTTCGTGGAAGGCGGCGAGACCTTGCAGGGGTTGGCGCAGGTCGTGGCTGACGGTCGCCAGCACCTTCATCTTGGCGAGGCTGGCCATCTCCGCGCTGCGCAGGGCCTTCTCCAGGTCCGCCGTACGTTGGCGGACGCGGTCGTCAAGGCTCTGGTTGGCGCGCAGAAGCTCCGCCCGGACCGCGTCCTCCCGCCGGGCGCCGGCCAGGGCGAAGACGAACAGCACCAACGCCCCGGTCAAGATGCCGCCGCTGACCGCCGTGGTCCACAGGGCGCGTTCCCGCCAGGGGGCCAGCACTTCGGCCAGGGGGCGGCTCGCCACCACGACGATCGGGAAACCGGTCAGCATTCGCGCGGCGGTGATCTGCGTGCCCTCGATGATCGCCGGGCCGTCCGGCGGGTCCCAGGGCTGGGGCCAGGCGGTGGTGGGGGGCTCGACGGCGCTGTCCGGCGGCCATTCCGCGAGCTTCTCCTTGCTGCTGGT
This genomic window contains:
- a CDS encoding response regulator, whose product is MTEEDQPHILVVDDDTRLRELLRKYLAGNGFLVATAKDAAEARAKLAGLAFDLLVLDIMMPGETGLELTESLRRERDLPILLLTARGEPDDRIAGLEAGADDYLAKPFNPRELLLRINSILRRQASRPADPVPPQPVKLGPMIYLPDRDELRAGEEVVRLTTAEAGLLRVLAASPGTIFSREELTERSKVAGNARTIDVQVTRLRRKIEPDPREPRYLHTVRGEGYVLRPDP
- a CDS encoding ATP-binding protein; this encodes MQRAHLVAAFLTFAALCVGVSALSVSRDRHATLEQARREFAATAHLLDEHASRAIEAGDAQLRMLLDALERWDRHDRAEGQRIQAAMRARAERLPQINGVWVLDARGRLILDSAEHPSPPRDLSDRDYAQAHLDSTRGPPPGLHVGSHLPGPGVSQGRFTISRALRDEEGTLQAIAVAGIQNTYFSQMYGEAGWGEGARLALFTSSKEKLAEWPPDSAVEPPTTAWPQPWDPPDGPAIIEGTQITAARMLTGFPIVVVASRPLAEVLAPWRERALWTTAVSGGILTGALVLFVFALAGARREDAVRAELLRANQSLDDRVRQRTADLEKALRSAEMASLAKMKVLATVSHDLRQPLQGLAAFHELLLKEAPNPTLQQLGAMASASLQAGQRLLDDLLTLSRLEAGVVPVEISAFPLAPLLDQLAAELRGEAEGKGLRLIVMLTTAWVLSDPARLQPILRNLLSNAVKYTARGGVIVGARRRGDGLRVEIWDSGQGIAAAELGTIWEEFYQIGNPARDGSRGAGLGLSIVERTAHLLGHPLEVRSRVGRGSVFAVTLPRVPAPAVPAPMAVARSADPAPLSRAAESSPGRLAGRRVLVVEDDPLQRSSLTLLLEQAGAGVMAAESFDSALAAAQATLQAPSAILSDYRLPGGTDGLSGIQTLRGVLGREVPAILLTGELSADLVRAAKDAGCLVLTKPAAPNRILSTLAELTAGADAAA